The following coding sequences lie in one Lelliottia jeotgali genomic window:
- a CDS encoding Two-component response regulator CreB encodes MKHILLVEDDNDIAALLRLNLEDEGYTITHEVDGAKALQLLDQTHWDAVILDLMLPNVDGLEICRRIRQLTRYLPIIIISARSSETDRITGLETGADDYLAKPFSVQELIARIKALFRRQQAMGQAQTSGAISAHGLTLDPLSRNVRLHGKEVDLTPREFELLWFFARHPGEVFSRLALLEQVWGYQHEGYEHTVNTHINRLRIKIEKDAAEPEIIRTVWGKGYKFAELNHDATS; translated from the coding sequence ATGAAGCACATTTTGCTGGTGGAAGACGATAACGATATCGCCGCGCTGCTGCGTCTAAATTTAGAAGATGAGGGCTACACGATCACGCATGAGGTGGACGGTGCGAAAGCCCTGCAGTTGCTCGATCAAACGCACTGGGATGCGGTGATCCTCGATCTGATGCTCCCGAACGTCGACGGACTGGAGATTTGCCGTCGCATCCGCCAGCTCACCCGCTATCTGCCAATCATTATCATCAGCGCCCGCAGCAGTGAAACCGACCGCATCACTGGCCTCGAAACGGGTGCCGATGATTATCTGGCAAAACCTTTTTCTGTGCAGGAGCTGATTGCGCGTATCAAAGCCCTGTTTCGTCGTCAGCAGGCGATGGGACAGGCGCAGACCAGCGGGGCTATTTCTGCTCATGGCCTGACGCTCGATCCGCTCTCGCGCAATGTCCGTTTGCACGGCAAAGAAGTGGATCTCACCCCGCGTGAATTCGAGTTACTCTGGTTTTTTGCCCGCCATCCGGGCGAAGTATTCTCCCGTCTGGCGCTGCTGGAACAGGTCTGGGGCTATCAGCACGAAGGCTACGAGCACACCGTTAATACGCACATCAACCGCCTGCGAATCAAAATCGAAAAAGATGCCGCCGAACCGGAAATTATTCGCACCGTCTGGGGTAAAGGTTACAAATTTGCGGAGCTGAACCATGATGCGACGTCTTAG
- a CDS encoding sensor histidine kinase, producing the protein MMRRLSLSQRLTLLFILLLILCASVACAVQLYTSMQYGNAMVQRLSSGLAQQIVQREPVLDAQGQVDRSRLKPLFDRLMTFNPSVELYVVSPDGDLLADAAPPGHIQRQKISMVPLQTFLSGTSWPVYGDDPRSLDKQKVFSVTPLRQGGELRGYLYIILQGEEFNSLAEMAWHKALWSTAMWSLLLVASFALLAGLLVWYWVTRPVKRLTAEVSGLEQDSISAIKQLAAQTPEPGSRDEVTQLRNTFIELARQITSQWDKLADSDRQRREFIANISHDLRTPLTSLLGYLETLSLKSSTLTTEQHQQYLATALRQGQKVRHLSQQLFELARLEHGGIKPQRERFAMAELISDVAQKFELTAQTRQLRLHIDVPGRLPLVFADVSMIERVVTNLLDNAVRHTPSGGDIRLSVWQENEQLQVEVTDSGPGIEASLRDELFQRPSALSQQASRENRGGLGLLIVKRMLELHGGGISLQDFEPGAKFRFYVPL; encoded by the coding sequence ATGATGCGACGTCTTAGCCTGAGCCAGCGTCTGACGCTGCTGTTTATCCTGCTGCTGATCCTCTGTGCCAGCGTCGCCTGCGCGGTACAGCTTTATACCAGCATGCAGTACGGCAACGCGATGGTGCAGCGGCTTTCCAGCGGGCTGGCGCAGCAGATTGTCCAGCGCGAGCCGGTACTCGACGCGCAGGGGCAGGTCGATCGCAGCCGTCTGAAACCGCTGTTTGACCGGTTGATGACCTTTAACCCCAGCGTTGAGCTGTACGTTGTCTCACCCGACGGCGATCTGCTGGCGGATGCCGCGCCGCCGGGGCATATCCAGCGGCAAAAAATCTCGATGGTGCCGCTGCAAACCTTTCTCAGCGGCACCAGTTGGCCAGTGTACGGCGATGATCCCAGGAGTCTCGATAAACAGAAAGTCTTCAGCGTGACGCCGCTGCGCCAGGGCGGGGAGTTGCGCGGTTATTTGTATATCATCCTGCAGGGCGAAGAGTTTAACTCGCTGGCAGAAATGGCGTGGCACAAGGCGCTTTGGAGCACGGCGATGTGGTCCTTACTGCTGGTGGCGAGCTTCGCCCTGCTGGCGGGACTGTTGGTCTGGTACTGGGTGACGCGACCGGTGAAACGGCTAACGGCGGAGGTTTCCGGGCTGGAACAGGACAGTATCAGCGCGATCAAGCAACTGGCGGCACAAACGCCCGAACCCGGATCACGGGACGAAGTCACTCAGTTGCGCAATACCTTTATTGAACTGGCGCGCCAGATTACGTCTCAGTGGGACAAACTGGCCGACAGCGACCGCCAGCGCCGGGAATTTATCGCCAATATCTCTCACGATTTGCGCACGCCGCTGACATCGTTACTGGGCTATCTCGAAACTCTGTCGCTGAAGTCATCTACTCTGACTACCGAACAGCATCAGCAATATCTGGCGACCGCGCTGCGGCAGGGACAAAAAGTGCGTCATCTTTCGCAGCAACTCTTTGAGCTGGCCCGGCTGGAGCACGGTGGCATCAAACCGCAGCGCGAGCGTTTTGCGATGGCGGAGCTGATCTCTGACGTGGCGCAGAAATTTGAGCTGACCGCGCAGACGCGCCAGCTTCGGCTGCATATCGACGTGCCGGGACGGTTACCGTTGGTATTTGCTGATGTGTCGATGATCGAGCGAGTGGTGACCAATCTGCTGGATAACGCAGTGCGCCATACGCCATCGGGGGGGGATATTCGGCTGTCGGTGTGGCAGGAGAACGAGCAACTGCAGGTGGAAGTGACCGACAGCGGGCCAGGGATTGAAGCGTCATTGCGTGATGAACTGTTCCAGCGGCCTTCCGCGCTGAGCCAGCAGGCGTCTCGGGAAAATCGCGGTGGGCTGGGGCTGCTGATTGTGAAACGAATGCTGGAATTGCACGGAGGCGGGATTTCTTTGCAGGATTTTGAACCGGGGGCGAAGTTCAGGTTTTACGTTCCGCTCTAA
- a CDS encoding Arginine ABC transporter, periplasmic arginine-binding protein ArtJ, which translates to MKKLVLAALLATFAAGASAADKINFGVSATYPPFESLDASNQIVGFDIDLAKALCKQMQADCTFTNHAFDSLIPSLKFKKYDAVISGMDITPERSKQVTFTDPYYANSAVVIAKKGAYTSFDQLKGKRIGMENGTTHQKYLQDKHPEVKTVAYDSYQNAIIDLKNGRIDGVFGDTAVVNEWLKTNPQLGTATEKVTDAQYFGTGLGIAVRPDNKALLEKLNGALKAIKTDGTYQKISDQWFPQ; encoded by the coding sequence ATGAAAAAGTTAGTTCTGGCTGCATTACTGGCAACCTTCGCCGCTGGCGCATCGGCAGCAGACAAAATCAACTTCGGCGTATCTGCAACATATCCGCCGTTTGAGTCGCTGGATGCCAGCAACCAGATCGTCGGTTTCGATATCGACCTCGCCAAAGCGCTGTGTAAGCAGATGCAGGCCGACTGCACCTTCACCAACCACGCGTTTGACAGCCTGATCCCGTCTCTGAAATTCAAAAAATACGACGCGGTGATTTCCGGTATGGACATCACGCCAGAGCGTAGCAAGCAGGTCACCTTTACCGACCCGTACTACGCCAACTCTGCGGTGGTGATTGCGAAGAAAGGCGCGTACACCTCCTTTGACCAGCTGAAAGGCAAACGCATCGGCATGGAAAACGGCACCACGCACCAGAAATACCTGCAGGATAAACATCCTGAAGTAAAAACTGTGGCCTATGACAGCTACCAGAACGCAATCATCGACCTGAAAAATGGCCGTATCGATGGCGTGTTTGGTGATACTGCGGTGGTGAACGAATGGCTGAAAACCAACCCACAGCTGGGGACCGCGACAGAGAAAGTGACTGACGCGCAGTACTTCGGAACGGGTCTGGGTATCGCGGTTCGTCCGGATAACAAAGCGCTGCTGGAAAAACTGAACGGTGCGCTGAAAGCGATTAAAACCGACGGTACGTATCAGAAAATTAGCGACCAGTGGTTCCCGCAGTAA
- a CDS encoding Arginine ABC transporter, permease protein ArtM, whose translation MLEYLPELMKGLHTSLTLTVASIVVALILALFFTIVLTLKTPVLVWIVRAYITLFTGTPLLVQIFLIYYGPGQFPSLQNYPVIWHLLSEPWLCALIALSLNSAAYTTQLFYGAIRAIPEGQWQSCGALGMSKKDTLAILLPYAFKRALSSYSNEVVLVFKSTSLAYTITLMEVMGHGQLLYGRTYDVMVFGAAGLVYLVVNGLLTLLMRVIESKALAFERRN comes from the coding sequence ATGCTTGAATACTTACCGGAGCTGATGAAAGGGCTTCATACCAGCCTGACGCTGACCGTGGCGTCCATCGTGGTGGCTCTCATTCTGGCGCTTTTTTTCACCATTGTTCTGACGCTGAAAACGCCGGTACTGGTGTGGATTGTTCGCGCCTATATCACCCTGTTTACCGGCACGCCGCTGCTGGTGCAGATCTTCCTGATTTACTACGGCCCGGGCCAGTTCCCGTCGCTGCAGAACTATCCGGTCATCTGGCATCTGCTGTCTGAACCCTGGCTGTGCGCACTGATTGCGCTGTCGCTGAACAGCGCCGCCTATACCACTCAGCTGTTTTATGGTGCGATCCGCGCCATTCCGGAAGGGCAATGGCAGTCCTGCGGTGCGCTGGGCATGAGCAAGAAAGACACGCTGGCAATCCTGCTGCCGTATGCCTTTAAACGCGCGCTTTCGTCGTATTCCAACGAAGTGGTGCTGGTGTTTAAAAGTACCTCACTGGCCTATACCATTACACTGATGGAAGTCATGGGTCACGGCCAACTGCTGTACGGACGCACGTATGATGTCATGGTCTTTGGCGCTGCCGGCCTGGTTTATCTGGTCGTGAACGGCCTGCTGACGCTGCTGATGCGTGTTATCGAAAGCAAAGCGCTGGCCTTTGAGCGTCGAAACTAA
- a CDS encoding Arginine ABC transporter, permease protein ArtQ, translated as MNELFPLASAAGMTVGLAVCALIIGLVLAMIFAVWESAKWRPIAWTGSALVTVLRGLPEILVVLFIYFGSSQLLLMLSDGFTINFGFAQIPVQMQIENFDVSPFLCGVIALSLLYSAYASQTLRGALKAVPVGQWESGQALGLSKAAIFFRLVMPQMWRHALPGLGNQWLVLLKDTALVSLISVNDLMLQTKSIATRTQEPFTWYIVAAAIYLVITLLSQYVLKRIDLRATRFERRPG; from the coding sequence ATGAACGAACTTTTTCCATTAGCAAGCGCCGCCGGGATGACCGTCGGCCTTGCCGTTTGTGCACTCATAATCGGCCTGGTGCTGGCGATGATCTTTGCGGTGTGGGAGTCAGCCAAATGGCGTCCCATCGCATGGACAGGCTCGGCGCTGGTGACCGTTCTGCGTGGGCTGCCGGAAATCCTGGTGGTCCTGTTTATCTATTTCGGTTCCTCACAGCTGCTGCTGATGCTATCGGACGGCTTCACGATTAATTTCGGCTTTGCGCAGATTCCGGTGCAAATGCAGATTGAGAACTTCGACGTCAGCCCGTTCCTGTGCGGTGTAATCGCCCTCTCCCTGCTCTATTCCGCCTATGCGTCCCAGACGCTGCGCGGCGCACTGAAAGCGGTGCCCGTCGGTCAGTGGGAATCCGGCCAGGCGCTGGGGTTATCTAAAGCAGCGATCTTCTTCCGTCTGGTGATGCCGCAGATGTGGCGTCATGCCCTGCCGGGGCTGGGTAATCAGTGGCTGGTGCTGCTGAAAGATACCGCGCTGGTCAGCCTGATTAGCGTCAACGATTTAATGCTGCAAACCAAAAGCATCGCCACCCGCACCCAGGAGCCTTTTACCTGGTATATTGTTGCGGCGGCTATCTACCTGGTGATCACGTTGCTGAGCCAGTACGTTCTTAAACGTATTGACCTGCGCGCAACGCGTTTTGAACGGAGACCAGGCTGA
- a CDS encoding Arginine ABC transporter, periplasmic arginine-binding protein ArtI, which yields MKKVLIAALLASVSLSATAAQTIRFAMEASYPPFESMDASNKIVGFDVDLANALCKEIDATCTFTNQAFDSLIPSLKFRRFDAVISGMDITPEREKQVLFTQPYYENSALFVGQKGKIADIAALKGKKVGMQNGSTHQKFITDKHPEITVVPYDSYMNAKLDMQNGRIDAVFGDTAVVTEWLKAEPKLAAIGDKVTDKDYFGTGLGIAVRQGNTDLQQKLNTALDKVKKDGTYQTIYSKWFQK from the coding sequence ATGAAAAAAGTACTGATAGCCGCGCTGCTTGCCAGCGTCAGCCTTTCCGCTACCGCAGCACAGACGATTCGTTTTGCCATGGAAGCGTCTTACCCTCCGTTTGAATCCATGGACGCCAGCAATAAGATTGTGGGCTTCGACGTGGATTTGGCGAACGCACTCTGCAAAGAGATCGACGCCACCTGCACCTTCACCAACCAGGCATTCGACAGCCTGATCCCAAGTCTGAAGTTCCGTCGTTTTGACGCAGTGATTTCCGGAATGGACATCACTCCTGAGCGTGAAAAGCAGGTGCTGTTCACCCAGCCGTACTATGAAAACTCGGCCCTGTTCGTCGGCCAGAAAGGTAAAATTGCCGACATCGCCGCGCTGAAAGGCAAAAAAGTCGGGATGCAGAACGGCTCCACGCACCAGAAATTCATTACCGATAAGCACCCGGAAATCACCGTTGTGCCTTACGACAGCTACATGAACGCCAAGCTGGATATGCAGAATGGTCGTATTGATGCGGTGTTCGGTGACACTGCCGTGGTGACCGAGTGGCTGAAAGCGGAACCGAAACTGGCCGCTATCGGCGATAAAGTGACAGACAAAGATTACTTCGGCACCGGTCTGGGTATCGCGGTTCGTCAGGGCAACACCGACCTGCAGCAGAAACTCAATACTGCGCTGGATAAAGTGAAAAAAGACGGTACTTACCAGACCATCTATTCCAAATGGTTCCAGAAGTAA
- a CDS encoding Arginine ABC transporter, ATP-binding protein ArtP, whose translation MSIQLNGINCFYGAHQALFDITLNCPEGETLVLLGPSGAGKSSLLRVLNLLEMPRSGQLEIAGNHFDFAKAPSDKAIRDLRQNVGMVFQQYNLWPHLTVQQNLIEAPCRVLGLSKDQALARAEKLLERLRLKPYSDRYPLHLSGGQQQRVAIARALMMEPQVLLFDEPTAALDPEITAQIVSIIRELAETNITQVIVTHEVEVARKTASRVVYMENGHIVEQGDASCFAAPQTDAFKNYLSH comes from the coding sequence ATGAGTATTCAACTAAACGGCATTAACTGCTTTTACGGCGCACACCAGGCGCTGTTCGACATCACGCTGAACTGCCCTGAGGGCGAAACGCTGGTTTTGCTTGGCCCAAGCGGTGCAGGCAAAAGCTCACTGCTGCGCGTCCTCAATCTGCTTGAAATGCCACGTTCCGGCCAGCTTGAAATCGCCGGGAATCATTTCGATTTCGCCAAAGCCCCTTCTGATAAAGCGATTCGCGATTTGCGTCAGAACGTCGGCATGGTGTTTCAGCAATATAATCTCTGGCCGCATCTGACCGTGCAGCAAAACCTGATTGAAGCGCCCTGCCGCGTGCTGGGTTTAAGCAAAGATCAGGCGCTGGCGCGTGCCGAAAAACTGCTTGAACGTCTGCGCTTAAAACCGTACAGCGATCGCTATCCGCTGCACCTTTCAGGTGGCCAGCAGCAGCGTGTCGCCATTGCCCGCGCGCTGATGATGGAACCGCAGGTTCTGCTGTTCGATGAGCCAACCGCCGCGCTGGACCCTGAGATTACCGCCCAGATCGTCAGCATTATCCGCGAACTGGCCGAAACCAATATCACACAGGTGATCGTCACCCATGAAGTGGAAGTGGCGCGTAAAACCGCCAGCCGCGTGGTGTACATGGAAAACGGTCATATTGTTGAACAAGGTGATGCGAGCTGCTTTGCCGCCCCGCAAACCGACGCCTTTAAAAACTATTTATCTCACTGA
- a CDS encoding putative lipoprotein, with translation MRYSALTLLVPCALLLSACTTTVTPAFKDIGTRSGPCIDGGPDAVAQQFYDYRISHKSSDLTALRPYLSDNLAKLLNDASRDPQHNTLLKSDPFSSRTTPPDSAEVSSASTIPNTDARNIPLRVKLTQGSQSWQDEVLMIREGQCWAIDDVRYLGGSVHAPAGTLRQSIENR, from the coding sequence ATGCGCTATTCTGCTTTGACGCTTTTAGTGCCGTGCGCGCTGCTGCTCAGCGCCTGCACCACCACGGTCACGCCTGCTTTTAAGGACATTGGGACACGTAGCGGTCCGTGCATTGACGGCGGTCCCGATGCCGTCGCGCAACAGTTCTATGATTACCGTATTTCACACAAGAGCAGCGATCTCACGGCCCTGCGCCCGTACCTGAGTGACAATCTGGCGAAGCTGCTGAACGACGCTTCACGCGATCCGCAGCACAATACGCTGCTTAAATCCGATCCGTTCTCCAGCCGTACCACGCCGCCAGACAGCGCCGAGGTCTCCAGCGCCTCCACCATCCCGAACACCGACGCACGCAATATTCCGCTGCGGGTCAAACTGACCCAGGGCAGCCAGAGCTGGCAGGATGAAGTGCTGATGATCCGTGAGGGCCAGTGCTGGGCTATTGACGACGTTCGCTATCTTGGCGGCAGCGTCCATGCTCCTGCCGGTACGCTGCGTCAGTCGATTGAGAATCGTTAG
- a CDS encoding N-acetylmuramoyl-L-alanine amidase yields the protein MKRVLSTLLLALLLAGCAEKGIVDKGAYELDTRHQAQAAYPRIKVLVIHYTADDFDSSLATLTDKNVSSHYLIPAKPPEPSGKPRIWQLVPEKDLAWHAGISFWRGTNRINDTSIGIELENRGWQKSNGEKTFTPFEPAQIAALIPLAKDIIARYDIKPENVVAHSDIAPQRKDDPGPLFPWKMLTQQGVGAWPDPARVTFYLNGKSKYEPVDTTTLLDLLTRYGYEVPENSTAAQQKRVIMVFQMHYRPELWNGSADAETLAIAEALLEKYGQG from the coding sequence ATGAAACGCGTATTATCGACACTCCTGCTGGCGCTATTGCTGGCAGGCTGTGCAGAAAAAGGGATTGTCGATAAAGGTGCCTATGAGCTGGATACGCGCCATCAGGCGCAGGCGGCGTATCCGCGCATCAAAGTGCTGGTGATCCACTACACCGCCGATGATTTCGACAGCTCGCTGGCGACGCTCACGGACAAAAATGTCAGCTCGCACTATCTCATTCCGGCTAAACCCCCTGAGCCTTCCGGCAAACCGCGCATCTGGCAGCTGGTGCCGGAGAAAGATTTAGCCTGGCATGCAGGCATCAGTTTCTGGCGCGGAACCAATCGTATCAACGATACCTCGATCGGCATTGAGCTGGAAAACCGTGGCTGGCAAAAATCGAACGGTGAGAAAACCTTTACGCCATTTGAACCGGCGCAAATTGCGGCGCTGATCCCACTTGCCAAAGACATTATCGCCCGCTACGACATCAAACCGGAAAACGTGGTCGCCCACTCGGATATCGCCCCGCAGCGCAAAGACGATCCCGGCCCGCTGTTCCCGTGGAAAATGCTGACCCAGCAGGGCGTTGGTGCGTGGCCCGATCCCGCGCGTGTGACGTTTTATCTCAACGGAAAGTCGAAGTATGAGCCGGTAGATACGACAACACTACTCGATCTACTGACGCGTTACGGCTATGAAGTGCCGGAAAACAGCACTGCCGCGCAGCAAAAACGGGTGATTATGGTCTTCCAGATGCACTACCGTCCCGAGCTCTGGAACGGTAGTGCCGATGCTGAAACGCTGGCGATTGCCGAAGCGTTACTGGAGAAGTACGGGCAGGGGTGA
- a CDS encoding NAD-dependent epimerase-dehydratase has product MKVLVTGATSGLGRNAVEFLRQKGISVRATGRNEAMGKLLQKMGAEFIHADLTELVSSQAKAMLAGIDTLWHCSSFTSPWGTQQAFDLANVRATRRLGEWAVAWGVRNFVHISSPSLYFDYHHHRDIQEDFRPARFACEFARSKAASEEVIDLLAQSNPHTRFTVLRPQSLFGPHDKVFIPRLAQMMHHYGSVLLPRGGDALVDMTYYENAVHAMWLASQTECDHLVSGRAYNITNGEPQTLRSIVQRLIDELNIHCRIRSVPYPMLDMIARSMERFGNKSAKEPALTHYGVSKLNFDFTLDTTRAETELGYQPIVTLDEGIVRTAAWLRDHGKLHR; this is encoded by the coding sequence ATGAAGGTACTGGTTACCGGCGCCACCAGCGGCTTAGGTCGAAATGCGGTCGAGTTTTTGCGTCAGAAAGGCATCAGCGTCAGAGCCACCGGTCGTAACGAAGCGATGGGTAAACTCCTGCAAAAAATGGGCGCGGAATTTATCCACGCCGATCTGACGGAGCTGGTTTCTTCGCAAGCCAAAGCCATGCTCGCCGGTATCGATACACTGTGGCACTGCTCCAGCTTTACTTCTCCGTGGGGCACTCAGCAAGCGTTTGATCTCGCCAACGTGCGCGCCACCCGCCGCTTGGGTGAATGGGCCGTGGCCTGGGGCGTGCGCAACTTCGTGCATATCTCCTCTCCGTCGCTCTATTTTGACTATCACCACCATCGCGATATCCAGGAAGATTTCCGCCCGGCGCGTTTCGCCTGCGAGTTTGCGCGCAGCAAAGCCGCCAGCGAAGAGGTGATCGATCTGCTCGCGCAGTCTAACCCGCACACCCGTTTCACCGTTCTGCGTCCGCAGAGTCTGTTTGGTCCGCACGATAAGGTGTTTATCCCGCGTCTGGCGCAGATGATGCACCACTACGGCAGCGTGCTGTTGCCGCGCGGCGGCGATGCGCTGGTGGATATGACCTATTACGAAAATGCGGTTCACGCGATGTGGCTCGCCAGCCAGACCGAGTGCGATCACCTGGTCTCCGGTCGCGCCTACAACATCACCAATGGCGAACCGCAAACGTTGCGCAGTATCGTCCAGCGCCTGATCGATGAGCTGAATATTCACTGCCGCATCCGTTCTGTGCCGTATCCGATGCTAGACATGATCGCCCGCAGCATGGAACGCTTTGGCAACAAATCGGCGAAAGAACCGGCCCTGACGCACTACGGCGTCTCAAAGCTGAACTTTGATTTTACGCTGGACACCACGCGCGCCGAGACCGAGTTAGGCTATCAGCCGATCGTCACCCTCGACGAAGGGATCGTGCGCACGGCGGCGTGGCTGCGCGATCACGGCAAACTGCACCGCTGA
- a CDS encoding Low-specificity L-threonine aldolase encodes MIDLRSDTVTRPSRAMLEEMMAAPVGDDVYGDDPTVNELQRYAAELSGKEAALFLPTGTQANLVALLSHCERGEEYIVGQGAHNYLYEAGGAAVLGSIQPQPIDAAADGSLPLDKVAAKIKADDIHFARTKLLSLENTHNGKVLPREYLKDAWEFTRERKLCLHVDGARIFNAVVEYGCELKEITQYCDSFTICLSKGLGTPVGSLLVGNAEYIKRANRWRKMTGGGMRQAGILAAAGLYALKNNVARLKDDHDNAAWMATQLREIGADVMRHDTNMLFVRVGEENAAALGEFMKARGVLMNASPIVRLVMHLDVSREQLAEVVKHWQAFLQR; translated from the coding sequence ATGATTGATTTACGCAGTGATACCGTTACCCGTCCGAGTCGCGCCATGCTCGAAGAGATGATGGCCGCCCCGGTCGGGGATGACGTTTACGGAGACGATCCTACCGTCAATGAACTTCAGCGCTACGCCGCCGAATTAAGCGGCAAAGAGGCGGCGCTGTTCCTGCCGACTGGCACGCAGGCCAATCTGGTGGCATTGCTCAGCCACTGCGAGCGCGGCGAAGAGTACATCGTCGGCCAGGGCGCACATAATTATCTGTACGAAGCCGGTGGTGCGGCAGTGCTCGGCAGCATTCAGCCGCAGCCTATCGACGCCGCCGCTGACGGCTCCCTTCCGCTGGATAAAGTGGCGGCCAAAATCAAAGCCGACGATATTCACTTTGCTCGCACCAAACTGCTGAGTCTGGAAAATACCCACAACGGCAAAGTGCTGCCGCGTGAGTATCTGAAAGACGCGTGGGAGTTCACCCGCGAGCGCAAACTCTGTCTCCACGTCGACGGCGCGCGTATTTTTAACGCCGTGGTGGAATACGGCTGCGAGCTGAAAGAGATCACCCAATATTGCGACTCGTTCACCATCTGCCTGTCGAAAGGGCTGGGAACGCCGGTTGGCTCGCTGCTGGTCGGGAATGCGGAGTACATCAAGCGCGCCAACCGCTGGCGTAAAATGACCGGCGGCGGAATGCGTCAGGCCGGGATTCTGGCGGCAGCCGGACTGTACGCTCTGAAAAATAATGTCGCCCGCCTAAAAGACGATCACGACAACGCAGCCTGGATGGCGACGCAACTGCGCGAGATTGGCGCGGACGTGATGCGCCACGACACCAATATGCTGTTTGTGCGCGTCGGCGAAGAAAATGCGGCAGCGCTGGGCGAGTTTATGAAAGCACGCGGCGTGCTGATGAATGCCTCACCGATTGTGCGTCTCGTGATGCATCTCGACGTGAGTCGCGAACAGCTGGCGGAAGTGGTGAAACACTGGCAGGCCTTTTTACAGCGTTAA